One genomic window of Pseudanabaenaceae cyanobacterium SKYG29 includes the following:
- a CDS encoding N-acetylmuramoyl-L-alanine amidase: MKQWAWLCLAGCLSQGIVQAQSIQAQLPSVQVSSLLRVQGVRSTANGLLLLINGNPQVRMERVVEPDRLVIDLSSTAIPKELHKAVIPVNQFGVQQARIAQFDKDVTRIVLDLLPGETGEWITRFEPQSGLLISPSVAAAAPSPAAIPVPLPSRSVVANLQGFVVEGMTKVIIQADQPTTVTGSQDTATNTFNLVISPAQLSPSWGKSVLEAHVPIERVRVTQLHEAVVASFKLSPGWQMREGKGGSFNQIILELIPSSSPSTIPPLPKVVPPSSQAPLPEVVPTAGKKIVVVDPGHGGGDPGAIANGVQEKDVVLAISLAVGRELQRLGHVVYYTRTQDVEIDLEPRVRLAEQVRANVFVSVHANSLASQSSHVNGIETFFAPGSRLGRELAELVQNEVIAATGARDRGVKSARFYVVHRTTMPSILVETGFVTNPQEAANLANPVYQQKLGEGIARGVHQFLSR, from the coding sequence ATGAAGCAGTGGGCGTGGCTGTGTCTAGCGGGTTGTCTCTCCCAAGGAATTGTCCAAGCTCAGTCAATACAGGCACAGTTGCCCTCTGTCCAAGTCAGTAGTCTTTTGCGTGTGCAAGGTGTGCGCTCCACAGCAAATGGTTTGCTGTTGTTAATTAACGGCAATCCCCAGGTGCGCATGGAAAGGGTAGTAGAACCCGATCGTTTAGTGATTGACCTCTCTAGCACGGCTATTCCCAAGGAACTACATAAGGCGGTCATTCCCGTCAATCAATTCGGTGTGCAGCAGGCGCGCATTGCCCAGTTTGATAAAGATGTCACCCGTATTGTCTTGGATTTACTGCCGGGGGAAACGGGGGAGTGGATCACCAGATTTGAACCCCAGTCGGGCTTGCTTATTTCCCCATCGGTGGCTGCTGCCGCTCCTAGCCCTGCTGCCATACCTGTTCCATTGCCTAGCCGATCGGTGGTTGCTAATTTACAGGGCTTTGTTGTGGAAGGGATGACCAAGGTGATCATCCAAGCTGACCAACCCACCACGGTCACAGGCAGCCAGGATACCGCCACTAATACTTTTAATCTGGTCATTTCCCCTGCTCAGTTATCCCCTAGTTGGGGTAAGTCGGTGTTGGAAGCCCATGTGCCGATCGAGCGCGTGCGGGTTACACAGTTGCATGAAGCGGTGGTTGCTTCGTTCAAGCTCTCCCCTGGTTGGCAAATGCGGGAAGGGAAAGGTGGGAGTTTTAATCAGATTATCCTTGAGTTGATTCCCAGTAGTAGTCCTTCTACTATTCCCCCCCTACCGAAAGTTGTACCCCCCTCTTCCCAAGCGCCTCTGCCAGAAGTGGTGCCGACAGCGGGAAAAAAGATTGTTGTGGTTGACCCTGGTCATGGGGGGGGAGACCCCGGGGCTATAGCCAACGGTGTTCAAGAAAAGGATGTGGTACTGGCAATTAGTTTAGCTGTGGGGCGGGAGTTGCAACGTTTGGGTCATGTAGTCTACTACACGCGCACCCAGGATGTGGAAATTGATTTGGAACCCCGTGTGCGGTTGGCAGAGCAGGTGAGAGCTAATGTTTTTGTCAGTGTCCATGCTAATTCTCTGGCTAGTCAATCTAGTCATGTCAACGGCATTGAAACTTTTTTCGCGCCAGGTTCCCGCCTGGGGAGAGAGCTAGCGGAATTGGTACAGAACGAGGTCATTGCAGCCACAGGAGCAAGGGACAGGGGGGTAAAGTCGGCACGCTTTTATGTTGTCCATAGAACTACCATGCCTTCGATACTGGTGGAGACGGGGTTTGTCACTAATCCCCAGGAAGCAGCTAATTTGGCTAATCCTGTCTATCAGCAAAAACTGGGGGAAGGGATTGCTCGGGGAGTGCATCAGTTTCTCTCCCGCTAA
- a CDS encoding AbrB family transcriptional regulator, with translation MIEPSPVPLTGKALLQKIKECSHLPKREQARMCGYYSKNRVRLVEFYEASVAARGIVLNPEQSRDRRGREPTHRVTVHKNGQIVIGATYTQAMGLNPGDEFEIKLGYKHIHLRQISPNGHSDPNGNAEAENVKQEARKKAEA, from the coding sequence ATGATTGAACCATCTCCAGTACCCTTGACAGGGAAAGCCCTCCTCCAAAAAATAAAAGAGTGTTCCCATCTGCCCAAACGAGAACAGGCAAGAATGTGTGGTTACTACTCCAAAAATAGAGTGCGCTTGGTGGAATTTTATGAAGCATCTGTTGCAGCCCGAGGTATCGTTCTTAACCCTGAACAATCCCGCGATCGGCGGGGTAGAGAACCCACTCATCGTGTCACCGTTCACAAAAACGGGCAGATAGTCATTGGTGCTACCTATACCCAAGCGATGGGACTAAATCCAGGGGATGAATTTGAAATTAAGCTAGGTTACAAGCACATCCATCTACGGCAAATTTCTCCTAACGGTCATAGTGACCCTAATGGCAATGCTGAGGCAGAAAATGTTAAACAGGAAGCAAGGAAGAAAGCAGAAGCATGA
- a CDS encoding RnfABCDGE type electron transport complex subunit D, which translates to MSQHYQLEGRDYQILFLSLFLLCGIYGRDWSLAPWHVFTVLPSCLITQWLWAQGQPFNWKSPTITALSLTLLLRSHQWWVLVLASVLAISSKFIFRYEGKHWFNPANFGIVLTLLLPNDAWVSPGQWGNDLWLCLLFLGLGGIVLRQVGRWDTSCLFLLSYGSLLLLRNMYLGWSFDVFLHQMMSGSLLLFALFMITDPRSIPDSSGMRMLWASLIAVVAFILQFVGQQTDGIFYALFLVSPLTICLDRLQSAPRFQWHQSAVLV; encoded by the coding sequence ATGTCACAACATTATCAACTAGAGGGGCGGGACTACCAAATATTATTTCTTTCTCTCTTCCTATTGTGCGGCATTTATGGGCGGGATTGGAGTTTAGCCCCCTGGCATGTTTTCACTGTATTGCCCAGCTGCCTGATTACCCAGTGGCTGTGGGCGCAGGGACAACCCTTTAATTGGAAGAGTCCTACAATTACTGCCTTGAGTTTAACTTTGTTGCTCCGTTCCCATCAGTGGTGGGTTCTTGTTTTAGCCTCTGTCCTGGCTATTAGTAGCAAATTTATTTTTCGTTACGAGGGCAAACATTGGTTTAATCCTGCTAATTTCGGTATTGTCCTCACCCTGTTATTGCCAAATGATGCCTGGGTTTCCCCTGGACAGTGGGGCAACGACCTGTGGCTATGTCTCCTTTTTCTGGGCTTGGGGGGAATTGTTTTGCGCCAAGTGGGGCGATGGGATACCTCTTGCCTGTTTCTCCTCTCCTATGGCTCCCTGTTACTGTTAAGAAATATGTACTTGGGGTGGAGTTTCGATGTGTTTCTCCATCAAATGATGAGTGGTTCCCTATTGTTGTTTGCCCTGTTTATGATTACTGACCCCCGATCGATTCCTGACAGTTCAGGTATGCGCATGCTCTGGGCGAGTTTAATCGCGGTAGTGGCATTTATCCTGCAATTTGTTGGGCAACAGACCGATGGCATTTTCTATGCTTTATTCCTGGTATCACCCCTAACAATTTGCCTCGATCGGCTGCAATCGGCACCGCGGTTTCAGTGGCATCAGTCTGCAGTTTTAGTGTAA
- a CDS encoding biopolymer transporter ExbD, with product MKTRFDHLSTTPIGINILPLLDVVLSILAFFVLASAGLVTPTRLGMTLPRETSNPQKTVPLRSELLIVTLDREGNPRIEGAVVTKAALGTKIKTHFINYPQGMVVLNAEDSQVTYKQFVEFLQELKAIAGERVAIATSRAVEK from the coding sequence ATGAAGACGCGCTTCGATCATCTATCTACTACCCCCATTGGTATCAACATATTGCCGCTCCTAGATGTTGTACTTTCTATCTTGGCGTTTTTTGTCTTAGCTTCGGCAGGCTTGGTGACACCAACGCGCTTGGGCATGACTTTGCCTAGGGAGACAAGCAATCCGCAAAAAACTGTGCCTTTACGATCGGAGCTGTTGATAGTTACCCTAGACAGGGAAGGTAATCCCAGAATTGAGGGAGCGGTAGTGACCAAAGCTGCCCTAGGGACCAAAATTAAAACCCATTTCATCAACTATCCCCAGGGCATGGTGGTGCTGAATGCCGAAGATAGTCAAGTCACCTATAAACAATTTGTGGAGTTTTTACAGGAACTCAAAGCTATAGCAGGAGAGCGAGTGGCAATTGCTACCTCCAGGGCAGTGGAGAAATGA
- a CDS encoding DUF3110 domain-containing protein, producing the protein MRKVWVLLFGNEGEQEGIYSIKVNDENLIVAFATEDDATRYGLMLEAQDFFTPRVEAIDLRELEEFCAEYSYRLRVIESNELMTPPPTNVEKTDWQTEPSQAEIEAMRQQLERLLRWE; encoded by the coding sequence ATGCGCAAAGTTTGGGTACTCTTATTTGGTAACGAGGGGGAGCAGGAAGGTATCTATAGTATTAAGGTTAATGACGAAAACCTGATTGTTGCTTTCGCCACAGAAGATGATGCCACTCGCTATGGCTTGATGCTGGAGGCCCAGGATTTTTTTACCCCCAGAGTAGAAGCGATCGATTTGCGGGAGCTAGAGGAATTTTGTGCTGAGTACAGCTACCGATTACGGGTAATTGAGTCTAATGAATTGATGACTCCCCCTCCGACTAACGTGGAAAAAACTGATTGGCAAACGGAGCCAAGCCAGGCAGAAATTGAAGCAATGCGCCAACAATTAGAACGTCTATTGCGCTGGGAATAA
- the scpB gene encoding SMC-Scp complex subunit ScpB yields the protein MQTALLVEAILYLKGKPLPIEEIAEIAGCPKTEIEQALIDLMAEYSRRETALEIGETNAGFCLRLRPEFDDLVARVLPLAIGKATLRTLAIIALKHPISQAEVVELRGSAAYQQIQELVEQGFVKRRKQSDGRSYWLTVTDKFHQYFEIDDLSQFMR from the coding sequence ATGCAGACAGCATTGTTAGTTGAGGCAATTTTATATTTGAAGGGCAAGCCGCTGCCGATTGAGGAAATAGCGGAGATTGCTGGTTGTCCCAAGACGGAAATTGAACAGGCACTTATTGACCTAATGGCAGAGTACAGCCGGCGGGAGACTGCCCTGGAAATTGGGGAGACTAATGCTGGGTTTTGCCTCCGTCTGCGCCCTGAGTTCGATGATTTGGTGGCTAGGGTCTTGCCTTTGGCGATCGGCAAAGCTACGTTGCGTACCCTTGCTATTATTGCTCTGAAACATCCTATCAGTCAGGCAGAAGTGGTGGAGTTGCGGGGTTCGGCTGCCTATCAGCAAATTCAAGAGCTAGTGGAGCAGGGTTTTGTGAAACGCCGTAAACAGTCTGACGGACGTTCCTATTGGTTGACGGTGACGGACAAGTTCCACCAGTATTTTGAAATCGACGATCTATCTCAGTTTATGCGTTGA
- a CDS encoding saccharopine dehydrogenase-like oxidoreductase, with product MIRVGILGLGGLGKAAAQVLAQKQEMRLVGVCDRSGYAYDPQGLDYRQLTLTPAANSIRILQEKPIDAFFLALPNLPNTFMAEVAQEFIGSGWRGVLVDALKRTSAMEQILALSDRLQQSQITYMTGCGATPGLLTAAAVVAAQSFSEVHKVEIRFGVGIANWTAYRATIREDIAHMPGYDVETARAMTDAEVEALLEQTKGILTLENMEHADDLMLERLGICHRSQVTVGGIVDTRNPKKPISTHMKLTGRTFEGKISTHTFTLGDETSMAANVCGPAFGYLKAGKQLHDRGIYGVFTAAEVMPQFVR from the coding sequence ATGATACGTGTAGGAATTTTAGGATTAGGAGGATTAGGCAAAGCTGCCGCCCAGGTGTTGGCGCAAAAACAGGAAATGCGTCTAGTGGGGGTGTGCGACCGCAGTGGCTATGCCTACGACCCCCAGGGCTTAGATTATCGGCAACTAACTTTGACCCCAGCAGCAAACAGTATCCGCATTTTGCAGGAAAAACCGATCGATGCTTTTTTCCTAGCCCTGCCCAATTTGCCTAATACCTTCATGGCAGAGGTCGCCCAGGAATTTATAGGATCGGGGTGGCGGGGTGTGTTGGTGGATGCCCTCAAGCGTACCAGCGCTATGGAGCAGATTTTAGCCCTCAGTGACCGACTACAACAAAGCCAGATTACCTACATGACTGGTTGTGGGGCAACGCCAGGCTTACTGACCGCCGCGGCAGTAGTGGCAGCCCAGAGTTTTAGCGAAGTGCACAAGGTAGAAATCAGATTCGGTGTAGGCATCGCCAACTGGACAGCCTACCGTGCCACTATCCGTGAAGACATTGCCCATATGCCAGGCTACGATGTAGAAACAGCCAGAGCTATGACTGATGCGGAGGTGGAAGCCCTCCTAGAACAGACCAAGGGCATCCTCACCCTGGAGAACATGGAACATGCTGACGACCTCATGTTAGAGCGCCTGGGCATTTGTCACCGCAGTCAAGTCACGGTTGGCGGAATTGTAGATACCCGCAATCCTAAAAAGCCCATTAGTACCCACATGAAACTGACAGGGCGCACCTTTGAAGGCAAAATCTCGACCCATACCTTCACCCTCGGTGACGAAACCAGTATGGCAGCTAATGTCTGCGGTCCCGCCTTTGGCTACCTCAAAGCAGGCAAACAGTTACACGATCGGGGTATCTACGGCGTATTCACCGCGGCCGAGGTCATGCCCCAATTTGTGCGTTAG
- the murI gene encoding glutamate racemase, with protein sequence MGNNPQFPIGVFDSGVGGLTVLKEIYRQMPWESVIYFGDTARVPYGDRTPGEIISFVQEILTWFAAQQVKMVIMACNTSSALALEVVRPLYDFPILGLILPGARAAVQVGQRIGVLATPATVKSNAYRDAILESSQGRARVWQVACPEFVPLIEQGRIFDPCTIAVARSYLHPLIDRHIDTLVFGCTHYPHLAPVIREILPASVRLVDPAVFVTQSALQELSLLGLSHPYPCAPGRTTFYVSGCPEQFAQLASRWLGEIPIVAKLVPSTVRLTS encoded by the coding sequence ATGGGAAATAATCCACAGTTCCCCATTGGTGTGTTTGATAGCGGGGTCGGCGGTCTGACGGTATTAAAGGAAATCTATCGGCAAATGCCCTGGGAGTCGGTTATCTACTTTGGTGATACCGCGCGGGTGCCCTACGGGGATCGTACTCCTGGCGAAATTATTTCTTTTGTGCAGGAGATTCTGACTTGGTTTGCTGCCCAACAGGTAAAAATGGTGATCATGGCTTGCAATACCAGTTCGGCATTGGCTTTGGAGGTGGTCCGCCCCCTCTATGACTTTCCCATTCTAGGGTTAATTTTGCCTGGGGCAAGGGCAGCAGTGCAGGTGGGGCAAAGGATTGGTGTGTTGGCTACCCCCGCTACTGTCAAAAGTAATGCCTATCGGGATGCCATCCTAGAGAGTAGTCAGGGAAGGGCGCGGGTGTGGCAGGTGGCTTGTCCCGAATTTGTCCCCTTGATTGAACAGGGCAGAATCTTTGACCCCTGTACGATCGCTGTTGCTCGTTCCTATTTACATCCTCTCATTGACCGTCACATTGATACTCTCGTATTTGGCTGTACCCACTATCCCCATCTTGCCCCTGTAATCAGGGAAATTTTGCCTGCTTCTGTGCGCTTAGTTGACCCTGCAGTGTTTGTGACCCAGTCGGCTCTCCAGGAATTATCTCTGCTGGGGTTGAGCCATCCCTATCCCTGTGCCCCTGGTAGAACGACTTTTTATGTCAGTGGTTGTCCTGAACAATTCGCCCAACTAGCTAGTCGCTGGCTCGGGGAAATTCCGATCGTGGCAAAGTTGGTTCCTTCTACGGTAAGATTAACTTCGTAA
- a CDS encoding bifunctional (p)ppGpp synthetase/guanosine-3',5'-bis(diphosphate) 3'-pyrophosphohydrolase: MDREVEDDLPSYCPDWIVNEPLVKKAFDFADRLHKGQLRASGEPYIIHPIAVAGLLRDLGGSSALIAAGLLHDILEDTDTTPEQLEAEFGVEVTRLVQGVTKLSKFNFGSKTERQAENFRRMFMAMAQDFRVIVVKLADRLHNMRTLQHLPPQKQQAIARETMDIFAPLANRLGIGQFKWELEDLAFKYLEPEQYRRIQSLVADTRARREEQINQVVAALKERLDRLGLTHASVYGRPKHLYGIYSKMLRQGKDYEEIYDVLAVRIITATIDECYRALAVVHDAYKPIPGRFKDYIALPKANRYQSLHTTIVLPTGQPLEVQIRTQEMHQVAEYGVAAHWKYKESNNGMMPDERFVWLRQLVEWQKEYKDDQEYLESVKEDLFDSEVYVFSPKGDVYQLPRGATPVDFAYRVHTELGNHCCGAIVNQRMVPLNTELQNGDIVMILRNNNAHPSLDWINFVATNSAKHRIRQWFKRYHREENIARGTSLLEKELGKNGLEVLLRSDQMLKIAERCNYHSVDDLLAALGYGEISVLSVVNKLREQPAQQSLKLPSAPAAPSKTAIVGLEGLLHHIASCCKPLPGEPIIGVVTQGSNRGISIHHQDCSNLKQVPPDRLVPIRWSECQNKPTIYPVDIEVTAIDRVGVMKDILARVADNKVNVRNASVDTAPGQAAVIKLTIDITDRAQFEKVCSQIQKMSDVLSVRRVIKDNGTRI, translated from the coding sequence ATGGACAGAGAGGTAGAAGATGACCTGCCCAGCTATTGCCCCGATTGGATTGTCAACGAACCCCTAGTGAAAAAAGCGTTTGACTTTGCCGATCGGTTGCACAAGGGACAATTGCGTGCTTCTGGTGAACCCTACATCATCCACCCCATTGCGGTGGCGGGTTTATTGCGAGACCTGGGAGGGAGTAGTGCTCTGATTGCAGCGGGGCTGTTGCACGACATCCTAGAAGACACGGATACGACACCGGAGCAGTTGGAAGCGGAATTTGGGGTAGAGGTGACGCGGCTGGTGCAGGGGGTAACAAAGTTATCAAAGTTCAACTTTGGCAGTAAGACGGAGCGGCAGGCGGAAAATTTCCGGCGGATGTTTATGGCGATGGCCCAGGATTTCCGGGTGATCGTTGTGAAGCTAGCTGACCGTCTCCACAATATGCGTACCCTGCAGCATCTACCCCCCCAAAAACAACAGGCAATTGCCAGGGAGACGATGGATATTTTTGCCCCTTTGGCGAACCGTCTGGGGATTGGACAGTTTAAGTGGGAGTTGGAAGACCTGGCCTTCAAGTACCTGGAACCAGAGCAATATCGACGCATCCAGAGCTTGGTGGCAGATACAAGGGCTAGAAGAGAAGAGCAAATCAATCAAGTGGTTGCTGCCCTAAAGGAGAGACTCGATCGTCTAGGTCTTACCCATGCCTCTGTCTATGGTCGTCCCAAGCACCTCTATGGTATTTATAGCAAAATGCTGCGCCAGGGCAAGGACTATGAAGAAATCTATGATGTCCTGGCAGTGAGGATTATCACAGCAACGATCGATGAGTGCTATCGTGCCCTAGCCGTTGTCCACGATGCTTATAAACCAATCCCTGGGCGCTTCAAGGACTATATTGCTCTCCCCAAAGCTAACCGCTATCAATCCTTACATACCACGATCGTGCTTCCCACTGGTCAACCCCTTGAGGTACAAATCCGTACGCAGGAAATGCACCAAGTAGCGGAATATGGGGTAGCTGCCCATTGGAAGTACAAAGAATCAAATAATGGCATGATGCCCGATGAACGGTTTGTTTGGTTACGCCAGCTAGTGGAATGGCAAAAGGAATACAAAGACGACCAGGAGTACTTAGAGTCAGTCAAGGAAGACCTGTTTGACAGTGAGGTCTATGTCTTTAGTCCGAAAGGGGATGTCTATCAGTTACCGAGGGGAGCCACCCCCGTTGATTTTGCCTACCGTGTGCATACGGAGTTGGGGAATCACTGCTGCGGTGCGATTGTCAATCAAAGGATGGTGCCCCTAAATACAGAATTACAAAACGGCGATATTGTGATGATTCTCCGCAATAACAACGCCCATCCCAGTTTAGATTGGATCAATTTCGTTGCCACTAACTCGGCAAAACATCGCATTCGCCAGTGGTTCAAACGCTATCACCGAGAAGAAAACATTGCCAGAGGAACAAGCCTCCTGGAAAAAGAGCTAGGGAAAAACGGCTTAGAAGTACTGCTGCGCTCCGATCAAATGCTCAAAATTGCCGAACGGTGCAACTACCACTCTGTGGATGACTTGCTAGCGGCATTGGGGTATGGGGAAATCTCGGTTCTAAGTGTGGTCAATAAACTGCGGGAACAACCGGCGCAGCAAAGTCTAAAACTGCCCAGTGCCCCCGCTGCTCCCAGCAAAACCGCTATTGTTGGCTTAGAAGGTCTCCTCCATCACATCGCCAGTTGTTGTAAACCCTTACCAGGGGAACCCATTATTGGCGTTGTCACCCAGGGCAGTAATCGCGGTATTTCCATTCACCATCAAGACTGTAGCAATCTTAAGCAAGTCCCCCCCGATCGGTTAGTGCCCATTAGGTGGAGCGAATGCCAAAATAAACCAACTATCTATCCCGTTGATATTGAGGTGACAGCCATCGATCGGGTGGGTGTGATGAAGGATATTTTAGCTAGAGTGGCAGACAACAAAGTGAATGTGAGAAATGCCAGTGTGGATACTGCCCCAGGACAGGCAGCAGTGATCAAATTGACCATAGATATTACCGATCGGGCACAATTTGAAAAGGTCTGCAGTCAGATTCAGAAAATGAGTGATGTTTTATCAGTGCGGCGGGTGATCAAAGACAACGGCACCAGAATTTGA
- a CDS encoding TatD family hydrolase yields MPLVDTHVHINFPEFVPDLADVQQRWRAAGITYLVHSCVHPREFPQLQTLADRLPEVYIAVGLHPLDTELNQTGWRQELGLEVLRLAGQHPKVVAIGETGLDFYKAAGGEAQRQAFWTQLTVAAELNLPVIIHCREAAQATRELIREFNRSHPAVRGVMHCWSGTPEETRWFLDLGLYISFSGIVTFKNARSVQESVLVVPDDRLLVETDCPYLAPVPWRGKRNEPSYVVKVAEKVAALRQQPLGELAAQTTTNACKLFNLPSPATDADSIVS; encoded by the coding sequence ATGCCCTTGGTTGATACCCATGTCCATATAAATTTCCCAGAGTTTGTCCCCGATCTGGCGGATGTGCAACAGAGATGGCGGGCAGCGGGTATCACTTACCTTGTCCATTCTTGCGTCCATCCCCGTGAATTTCCCCAACTGCAGACTCTTGCCGATCGCTTGCCTGAAGTCTACATTGCGGTAGGTTTGCATCCCCTGGATACGGAGCTAAATCAGACAGGTTGGCGGCAGGAATTGGGGTTAGAAGTTCTGCGTCTAGCGGGTCAACATCCCAAAGTAGTGGCGATTGGGGAAACGGGTTTGGACTTTTACAAAGCGGCGGGGGGGGAGGCGCAAAGGCAAGCCTTCTGGACGCAGTTGACGGTGGCGGCAGAGTTAAATTTACCTGTGATTATTCACTGTCGGGAGGCAGCCCAAGCTACGCGGGAATTGATTCGGGAATTTAATCGTTCTCATCCTGCTGTGCGGGGGGTGATGCACTGTTGGTCAGGTACGCCCGAGGAGACGCGCTGGTTTTTAGATTTAGGTCTCTACATCAGCTTTAGTGGGATTGTCACCTTCAAAAATGCCCGATCGGTGCAGGAATCAGTGCTAGTTGTACCTGATGACCGGTTGTTGGTAGAGACAGATTGTCCCTATCTTGCCCCTGTGCCCTGGCGGGGTAAACGGAATGAGCCGAGCTATGTGGTCAAGGTGGCAGAGAAAGTAGCGGCATTGCGGCAACAGCCCCTAGGGGAATTGGCAGCACAAACTACGACTAATGCCTGTAAGTTATTTAACTTACCTTCCCCCGCGACTGATGCAGACAGCATTGTTAGTTGA
- a CDS encoding DUF2330 domain-containing protein has translation MMQFARKLIGIFAIACLAWLSCMPMAGAFCGFYVAKADANLFNRASQVIIAREGNRTILTMANDYRGDVQEFALVVPVPVVIKKEQVRVGNSRIINRLDAFTAPRLVEYFDPDPCAPIVLMERTMSAPMAASRSKEDRASSLGVTIEEKFTVGEYDILILSAKESAGLEIWLRENGYKIPVGAREVLRPYIRDNMKFFVAKVNLQELAKSDSQFLRPLLIAYESPKFMLPIRLGMLNANGDQDLIVYLLSPTGRAELTNYRTVKIPTDTNLPLFIKQEFAEFYKAMFQTVHQREGRNVAFVEYAWDMASCDPCAAEPLTPQELKEAGVFWDTNRVFVTRLHLRYNRQTFPEDLRFRATRNQELFQGRYVLNHPFPGEITCQEKSNYEKMVRRRQEEEIKNLVRLTNWNIDEVRRKALLTQYKPVNNDRPFWERIWK, from the coding sequence ATGATGCAATTTGCAAGGAAATTAATTGGTATTTTTGCCATTGCTTGTTTGGCTTGGCTAAGTTGTATGCCAATGGCAGGGGCGTTCTGTGGTTTTTATGTGGCAAAGGCGGACGCTAATCTGTTTAACCGTGCCTCCCAAGTGATTATTGCCAGAGAGGGCAACCGCACAATTTTAACTATGGCAAATGACTATAGGGGAGACGTACAAGAATTTGCCCTCGTTGTACCCGTACCTGTGGTGATTAAAAAAGAGCAAGTGCGGGTGGGAAATTCTCGCATTATCAATCGCCTAGATGCCTTTACTGCCCCGCGGCTAGTCGAATATTTTGACCCTGACCCCTGTGCCCCGATCGTGCTGATGGAACGGACTATGTCTGCCCCCATGGCTGCCAGTCGAAGTAAAGAAGATAGGGCTAGTAGTTTAGGGGTGACAATTGAGGAAAAGTTTACCGTGGGAGAGTACGACATTTTAATTTTGAGTGCCAAAGAATCAGCGGGGTTAGAAATTTGGTTGCGGGAAAATGGCTATAAAATTCCCGTGGGGGCTAGGGAAGTATTGCGTCCCTACATTCGGGATAACATGAAATTTTTTGTGGCAAAGGTGAATCTCCAGGAATTGGCAAAGTCTGATTCCCAATTTCTCCGCCCCCTCTTGATCGCCTACGAATCGCCTAAGTTTATGTTACCCATTCGTTTAGGTATGCTCAATGCTAATGGGGACCAAGATTTGATTGTCTATCTCCTTTCCCCCACGGGGCGGGCAGAATTAACTAACTATCGCACGGTGAAAATTCCCACTGATACTAACTTGCCCCTGTTTATTAAACAGGAATTTGCTGAGTTCTACAAAGCTATGTTTCAAACCGTCCACCAAAGGGAGGGACGCAATGTTGCCTTCGTCGAGTATGCCTGGGATATGGCTAGTTGTGATCCCTGTGCTGCCGAACCCCTTACCCCCCAAGAGCTAAAAGAAGCGGGAGTATTTTGGGATACCAATCGTGTCTTTGTCACCCGTCTGCACTTGCGCTATAATCGCCAAACTTTCCCCGAAGACTTGCGGTTCCGCGCAACCAGAAACCAAGAGTTATTCCAAGGGCGTTATGTGCTCAATCATCCCTTCCCAGGGGAAATTACTTGCCAGGAAAAGAGTAACTACGAAAAGATGGTGCGTAGACGACAGGAGGAAGAAATTAAAAATCTTGTCCGTCTGACTAACTGGAATATCGATGAAGTGAGGCGGAAGGCTCTGCTCACCCAATACAAACCAGTCAATAACGATCGACCTTTTTGGGAACGGATTTGGAAATAG
- a CDS encoding ATP-binding protein → MWEGVVCVGLAAPWGVRRQSGSLQFASTLYFQPVLAFLVSSVPPLWQAEIRLGLQEALVNAARHGNRLDPKKKITVEYCVQGEIFSWRITDQGEDTVDCFRGECSVPDVLSEQGRGVYILYQIFDRVEWSGHTLYLEKHLTSGKHPFIL, encoded by the coding sequence GTGTGGGAAGGAGTTGTCTGCGTGGGTCTAGCCGCTCCCTGGGGAGTGAGAAGGCAGTCAGGGTCTCTCCAGTTTGCCTCTACCCTATACTTCCAGCCTGTCCTGGCGTTTTTGGTGAGTTCAGTGCCCCCGCTGTGGCAAGCAGAGATCAGATTGGGTCTACAGGAAGCCCTAGTAAATGCTGCACGGCATGGTAACAGGCTCGATCCCAAGAAAAAAATTACAGTGGAGTACTGCGTCCAGGGGGAGATTTTTAGCTGGCGGATCACTGACCAGGGGGAAGACACAGTGGACTGTTTTAGGGGGGAATGCTCTGTGCCTGATGTGCTGTCAGAGCAGGGGCGGGGAGTGTATATCCTCTATCAGATTTTCGATCGGGTGGAGTGGTCGGGACACACCCTGTACCTAGAAAAACATCTCACATCAGGAAAGCATCCTTTTATACTATAA